The proteins below are encoded in one region of Peribacillus muralis:
- a CDS encoding NAD(P)-dependent oxidoreductase produces the protein MRIGIIGASGKVGSLIMNEAKDRGMDVTAIVRNASRITETDVHVLEKDIFALTGPDLTSFDVVVNTYKAPEGEEHLYVDAGRVLINAFTEAPQTKLIVVGGAGSLFVDETNTIRLMDTPDFPDFVYPTASNAAKQLEELQKTDSIAWTYISPAGFFDPEGKRTGSYRTGKNHVILNDKGQSYISYADYAIAVVDEIENPQHVNERFTLVGEAE, from the coding sequence ATGAGAATTGGAATCATAGGAGCAAGCGGCAAGGTTGGAAGTCTTATCATGAACGAAGCGAAAGATAGGGGAATGGACGTAACGGCGATCGTGAGAAATGCTTCAAGAATTACCGAAACAGACGTACATGTTCTTGAAAAAGATATATTTGCGCTAACTGGTCCAGATCTTACATCCTTTGATGTAGTGGTCAATACTTATAAAGCACCAGAAGGCGAAGAACATTTGTATGTTGATGCTGGGAGAGTCTTGATCAATGCCTTTACAGAAGCCCCACAAACAAAACTGATTGTCGTGGGCGGTGCCGGAAGTCTCTTTGTTGATGAAACCAATACAATAAGGCTAATGGATACACCTGATTTCCCGGATTTTGTCTATCCGACTGCATCCAATGCCGCGAAGCAGCTTGAGGAGCTGCAAAAAACAGATTCGATTGCATGGACTTACATCAGCCCTGCCGGATTTTTCGACCCGGAAGGCAAAAGAACAGGTTCCTATCGGACAGGCAAAAATCATGTCATTTTAAATGACAAAGGGCAAAGCTACATTAGCTATGCTGACTATGCCATAGCCGTAGTCGATGAAATCGAAAATCCACAACATGTGAATGAACGCTTCACCCTTGTTGGTGAAGCAGAATAA
- a CDS encoding winged helix-turn-helix transcriptional regulator yields MARTSFQGEIPKEQIEVCPVTDAQNVIAGKWKIIILWHLKETRRFGELQRLVPGISKGILTSQLRELEKDRMVIRKVYPEVPPKVEYSLTEAGKGFMPILESMGEWSKKYAFNRKKS; encoded by the coding sequence ATGGCTCGAACTTCATTTCAAGGTGAAATTCCCAAGGAACAAATAGAAGTATGTCCTGTCACGGATGCACAAAATGTAATAGCAGGCAAATGGAAAATAATCATATTATGGCATTTGAAAGAGACAAGACGGTTTGGCGAGCTTCAAAGATTGGTGCCCGGAATTTCAAAAGGAATATTGACAAGTCAATTAAGGGAATTGGAAAAAGACCGGATGGTCATAAGGAAAGTATATCCAGAAGTACCCCCAAAAGTAGAATATTCACTAACTGAGGCAGGAAAAGGTTTCATGCCCATACTAGAAAGTATGGGTGAATGGAGTAAGAAATATGCCTTCAATAGGAAAAAATCATAA
- the sftI gene encoding sulfoquinovose isomerase: MLNTVVLYVPIGRKTFDIEAAETYRKQSMKWLEESCSHLVAPDQTVTSVEELQDFLDSIKDVKIDSILYQSVTFADGEFMVKILEYFKQPVIVWSVREPSVGGRLRLNSLTGGNSTSNVLRNHKHPFAFAFGNPDEEDLRKRLLRQFNVMRVYKALSELKIGVVGDYPPGFFFSQANEGELQTALGVSLHKIDLQEAFAQCVELPEQEWIGEVLRAERQVIGLNRDDETVTKFAQFSTYIKKHIQQHELDALAMRCWPDFFNELGAAPCSTLSQFTEDGMVTSCESDIHGSVSMFILRELAGGNAPYLGDLVHVDEAKNSVVFWHCGAGAYSLANPSTGATVGVHPNRKIGFAMDFGLKAGVVTVFRVSHTPEGYRLLVMKGNALDVEQPFSGTSVEVELKTDVTDTLYKLMHAGYEPHFALVYGDVTEHLIELGRMLQLETEVYA, from the coding sequence ATGCTTAATACGGTCGTTTTATATGTACCTATAGGTCGAAAAACGTTTGATATTGAAGCCGCTGAAACATATCGTAAACAAAGTATGAAGTGGTTAGAAGAAAGTTGCAGCCATCTTGTAGCACCAGATCAAACCGTGACATCCGTTGAGGAACTTCAAGATTTTTTAGATTCTATAAAAGATGTGAAAATTGATTCAATTTTATATCAAAGTGTTACTTTTGCAGATGGAGAGTTCATGGTCAAGATATTGGAATATTTCAAACAGCCTGTCATCGTTTGGTCAGTTCGTGAACCTAGTGTTGGAGGGCGTTTGCGCCTTAACTCATTAACGGGTGGGAACAGTACTAGCAATGTGCTGCGTAATCATAAACATCCTTTTGCTTTTGCATTCGGAAATCCTGATGAAGAAGATTTAAGAAAGCGTTTACTAAGGCAATTTAATGTTATGCGTGTATATAAAGCATTAAGTGAACTGAAAATAGGCGTTGTAGGGGATTACCCACCAGGTTTCTTCTTCTCACAAGCAAATGAAGGAGAACTGCAAACAGCACTTGGGGTTTCACTTCATAAGATCGATTTACAAGAGGCGTTTGCCCAATGCGTGGAGCTTCCAGAGCAGGAATGGATAGGTGAAGTTCTTCGTGCAGAGAGACAGGTCATCGGGTTGAACCGAGACGATGAAACTGTAACGAAATTCGCTCAGTTTTCAACGTACATAAAAAAACATATCCAGCAACACGAGCTGGATGCTTTAGCGATGCGGTGTTGGCCGGACTTTTTTAACGAGTTGGGGGCAGCTCCATGTTCAACCCTTTCCCAATTTACGGAAGACGGAATGGTGACATCTTGTGAGTCGGATATTCATGGGTCGGTTTCCATGTTTATTTTACGTGAATTGGCTGGTGGGAATGCACCGTATTTAGGAGATTTGGTCCATGTGGATGAAGCGAAAAATTCGGTTGTATTTTGGCATTGCGGTGCCGGGGCTTATTCCCTTGCCAATCCTTCTACAGGAGCAACAGTCGGAGTACATCCGAATCGGAAAATAGGCTTCGCAATGGATTTTGGTTTGAAAGCAGGAGTCGTGACGGTCTTTAGAGTAAGTCATACACCTGAAGGCTACCGTCTTTTAGTCATGAAAGGAAATGCATTGGATGTAGAGCAGCCTTTTTCAGGGACCTCTGTGGAAGTTGAATTAAAGACAGATGTGACGGATACTCTTTACAAACTTATGCATGCAGGATACGAACCCCACTTCGCTTTAGTTTATGGAGATGTAACGGAACACCTAATTGAATTGGGACGTATGCTTCAATTGGAAACCGAAGTATACGCATAA
- a CDS encoding GntR family transcriptional regulator, translating to MKNMIDANKNVALYLQVKDILVKRIQEKVWKANALIPTEQELMQEFDVSRTTLRQAISILVQDGLLEKKQGRGTIVKPQPLIGGSLGKLKGLAEEVTERGLTPNSKLLRADFKKDLYYETSMLQLAEGEEVFVIERIRFADDVPIAIERSCWPVHIGEMFKNHDLDRAKFYEILEENGISLKRAKEKICAINATIYEADLLGIRGGEALLEMTRLSFGFDDKPLEFTITKYRSDKYHYDIDLFR from the coding sequence ATGAAAAATATGATAGATGCCAATAAAAATGTGGCTCTTTATTTACAGGTGAAAGACATTTTAGTTAAGCGCATCCAAGAAAAAGTGTGGAAGGCAAACGCTTTAATACCAACTGAACAAGAGTTGATGCAAGAGTTCGATGTTAGCCGCACTACATTAAGGCAAGCCATTTCGATACTTGTCCAAGATGGATTGTTGGAGAAGAAACAAGGAAGAGGGACAATTGTAAAGCCCCAACCCCTTATCGGCGGGAGTCTCGGAAAATTAAAGGGATTAGCTGAAGAAGTGACCGAGAGAGGGTTAACACCGAATTCAAAATTGCTGCGTGCAGATTTTAAAAAAGACCTCTATTATGAAACATCAATGCTCCAGCTGGCAGAGGGAGAAGAGGTTTTCGTAATTGAAAGGATTCGTTTCGCAGATGATGTCCCTATTGCCATTGAACGCTCATGCTGGCCCGTACATATAGGGGAAATGTTCAAAAATCATGACCTGGATCGAGCTAAATTTTATGAAATTTTGGAAGAAAATGGAATTTCATTGAAACGGGCAAAAGAAAAAATCTGTGCAATCAACGCAACGATATATGAAGCGGATTTACTGGGCATCCGCGGCGGTGAAGCTTTGCTTGAAATGACGAGGCTAAGCTTTGGATTTGATGATAAACCACTTGAGTTTACAATAACGAAATATCGAAGTGATAAATATCATTATGATATTGACCTTTTTAGATGA
- a CDS encoding aldehyde dehydrogenase family protein, protein MTNSMQVKQHGLLVAGRWEKTTETMKVFNKYTQEPAAEISVATKKHVDLAVQSAKAVLKHDFSPYERYEVLMKAAQLLLERREEFARILAIEVGKSIRESRGEVERSAQTLQISAEEAKRIHGEGVPVESAQGSENRMAFTIRVPVGVIAAITPFNAPINLVCHKIGPAIAAGNSVVLKPAEVTPICAIMLASLMEEAGLPKGRLQVLTGDGAKIGEWLLENQDVNMFTFTGSPRVGELIRSKAGLRKVSLELGNNSATIVHKDSDIERAATLVSQKSFNNAGQVCISVQRIYVHKDIHETFVARLIEKTARFVVGNPLDEKTDIGPMIRLTEAERVDAWVKEAVEQGAQVEVGGKREGAFYVPTILTNVKDDMKVCRQEVFGPVVSIATYEEIDEVIAKVNDSDYGLQAGLFTNDLQLAMKAAREIEVGGLIVNDASAYRVDHMPYGGVKKSGNGKEGPKYAIEEMTEERIIVLNL, encoded by the coding sequence ATGACAAATTCAATGCAAGTGAAGCAACATGGTTTATTAGTGGCAGGCCGTTGGGAGAAAACAACAGAAACGATGAAGGTATTCAACAAATATACGCAAGAACCAGCTGCTGAAATATCGGTCGCAACAAAAAAACATGTGGATCTAGCTGTACAGAGTGCGAAAGCTGTGCTAAAACATGATTTTTCACCATATGAACGGTATGAGGTATTAATGAAGGCCGCTCAGTTGTTATTAGAGCGTCGCGAAGAATTTGCCAGGATACTTGCGATTGAAGTTGGAAAGTCCATTCGTGAATCACGAGGAGAAGTGGAGCGTTCAGCTCAGACATTACAGATATCTGCAGAGGAAGCAAAGCGTATCCACGGAGAAGGAGTACCTGTTGAATCAGCTCAAGGCTCAGAGAATCGCATGGCCTTCACCATCCGTGTTCCTGTTGGCGTCATTGCAGCTATCACTCCCTTCAATGCACCGATCAATCTGGTCTGTCATAAAATCGGACCGGCAATTGCGGCTGGTAATAGTGTGGTCCTAAAACCAGCTGAAGTAACTCCGATCTGTGCCATTATGCTGGCAAGCTTAATGGAAGAGGCTGGGCTGCCAAAGGGACGTCTTCAAGTACTGACTGGAGATGGTGCAAAAATAGGTGAATGGCTACTGGAAAATCAAGATGTCAACATGTTTACTTTTACAGGAAGTCCTCGAGTGGGGGAATTAATCCGTTCAAAGGCTGGGTTACGTAAAGTGTCCCTTGAATTAGGGAATAATTCAGCGACCATCGTTCATAAAGATTCAGATATTGAAAGAGCTGCAACCTTGGTTTCACAAAAAAGCTTTAATAATGCGGGGCAAGTTTGTATATCCGTCCAACGAATCTATGTTCATAAAGATATCCATGAAACTTTTGTTGCTAGGTTAATAGAAAAAACGGCACGGTTTGTAGTCGGCAACCCATTGGATGAAAAAACAGATATTGGACCCATGATTCGTCTTACTGAAGCGGAGAGGGTAGATGCATGGGTGAAGGAAGCTGTGGAACAAGGTGCCCAAGTCGAGGTTGGTGGCAAACGTGAAGGCGCCTTTTATGTACCTACCATTTTAACGAATGTAAAGGATGACATGAAAGTTTGCCGTCAAGAAGTGTTTGGTCCGGTTGTATCGATTGCCACATATGAAGAAATAGACGAAGTGATCGCTAAAGTGAACGATTCCGATTACGGATTGCAGGCTGGACTTTTCACGAACGATTTACAATTAGCGATGAAAGCAGCTCGTGAAATCGAAGTGGGTGGACTTATCGTCAATGATGCGTCGGCATACCGGGTCGACCATATGCCTTATGGGGGCGTGAAGAAAAGCGGGAACGGAAAAGAAGGTCCCAAGTATGCCATTGAGGAAATGACGGAAGAACGTATCATTGTCTTGAATTTATAA
- a CDS encoding AEC family transporter, translating to MEFLTILLPVFGIFAIGFIGQKKIGFDTRSISTMALYIMSPILVFRTFYTTSFNIDYLYLAFYTFALCFSLIAVVYVISYFQGYSTPETCGMILASSFMNNGNYGTPVVLLLFGATGLKSAIILMVIQQVVMCTVGVYYAAKGSPDGNGIRSALQAVQRMPIVYGGLVGALFQLLHIPLSNSVQEAVNLVADAAIPTVMIVLGMQLANISIKHLAKAKISWSLLIKLAISPAIAYALTLFMPVDEMVKQIMIIMAAMPTAANTTMYALQFNTESEFVSGTTLISTSLSLATLPIIFMIVL from the coding sequence ATGGAGTTTTTAACTATCCTCCTGCCTGTTTTCGGTATTTTTGCGATTGGATTTATTGGACAAAAGAAAATTGGTTTTGATACAAGGTCAATCTCAACAATGGCGCTTTACATAATGTCACCAATTCTTGTATTTCGAACTTTTTACACGACTTCATTTAATATAGACTATTTATATCTTGCATTTTACACATTTGCTCTATGTTTTTCCTTAATTGCAGTGGTGTATGTCATTTCTTATTTTCAAGGCTATTCCACTCCCGAAACATGCGGGATGATTTTGGCCTCGTCGTTTATGAACAACGGAAATTATGGTACCCCTGTTGTTCTATTGCTCTTTGGGGCTACTGGTCTGAAATCTGCCATTATTTTAATGGTGATACAACAAGTTGTTATGTGTACTGTGGGCGTGTATTATGCTGCAAAAGGAAGTCCGGATGGTAATGGTATACGCTCAGCTCTTCAGGCAGTTCAACGTATGCCCATCGTATATGGCGGACTTGTAGGAGCTCTTTTTCAATTACTGCATATTCCATTAAGCAATTCCGTACAAGAAGCCGTCAACTTAGTAGCTGATGCTGCAATTCCTACTGTCATGATTGTACTGGGAATGCAACTAGCCAATATATCAATTAAACATTTAGCAAAAGCCAAGATCTCTTGGTCTCTCCTTATCAAGCTTGCAATATCACCTGCAATAGCGTATGCGCTAACTCTGTTCATGCCTGTAGATGAGATGGTTAAACAAATCATGATCATCATGGCTGCGATGCCAACTGCCGCCAATACGACGATGTATGCCCTTCAGTTCAATACAGAGTCAGAGTTCGTTTCGGGCACGACCCTTATTAGTACCTCATTAAGTCTTGCAACATTGCCGATTATATTTATGATTGTTTTATAA
- a CDS encoding Gfo/Idh/MocA family protein translates to MSRKRKEINSNFFSGFLNVDYLSEEDKYIYKKEQHKYKFNVIGAGMIGHEHIKVTMLEGRATIHGIYDLDKKSIDNTKRMFSKNFPEHELVDYQTLADACHDPKVDGLIICTPNYTHLEIVREAVKSGKHILLEKPMATNLKDALEIKELADGYEGIFQIGLQYRYKAIYNESIHEAIERKSIGDIKTISIVEHRVPFLDKVNQWNKFSKYSGGTLVEKCCHYFDLLNLFAQSKPSFVYATGGSAVNFKDFEYKDQKSDIIDHANVNIVYENGVNTNFNLCMFSPMFYEEITICGDEGRLRAYENDDFLPVNRPNTHLEVLSGESKPTRISTPCYPSVIQSSGHNGGTYYEHKYFIDNIEGITTTTATVEEGFWSIVVGIAAEESIKTGKVVYINELLKSIYEEKETVSN, encoded by the coding sequence ATGAGTAGAAAAAGAAAAGAAATAAACAGTAATTTTTTCTCAGGGTTTTTAAATGTTGATTACTTATCAGAAGAAGATAAATACATTTATAAAAAGGAACAGCATAAATATAAATTCAACGTGATTGGTGCTGGAATGATAGGTCATGAGCATATTAAAGTAACCATGCTAGAAGGAAGAGCGACGATCCATGGTATTTATGATTTGGATAAGAAAAGTATTGATAATACGAAAAGGATGTTCTCGAAAAACTTCCCTGAACATGAATTGGTCGATTATCAGACTCTAGCGGATGCTTGTCATGACCCAAAAGTAGATGGACTGATTATTTGTACGCCAAATTATACCCATCTTGAAATCGTGCGGGAAGCTGTCAAATCAGGTAAACATATTTTACTGGAAAAACCAATGGCCACAAATTTAAAAGATGCATTGGAAATTAAAGAACTTGCTGATGGATATGAAGGAATCTTTCAAATCGGCCTGCAATATCGTTACAAAGCGATTTACAACGAATCGATTCACGAAGCGATCGAACGAAAATCCATTGGTGATATTAAAACCATCAGCATTGTAGAACATCGAGTGCCATTCCTGGATAAGGTAAACCAATGGAACAAATTTTCTAAGTATTCAGGCGGGACTCTCGTTGAAAAATGTTGTCATTATTTTGACCTTCTCAATTTATTCGCTCAATCGAAGCCTTCTTTCGTTTATGCAACTGGAGGAAGCGCTGTCAATTTTAAGGATTTTGAATATAAAGATCAAAAATCCGATATAATCGATCATGCTAATGTCAATATCGTCTATGAAAATGGTGTTAACACGAATTTTAATTTGTGCATGTTTTCTCCTATGTTTTATGAAGAAATTACGATTTGCGGTGATGAAGGAAGACTTAGAGCATATGAAAACGATGATTTTTTACCGGTGAATCGGCCAAATACGCATCTTGAGGTATTAAGTGGGGAAAGTAAACCTACAAGAATCTCCACTCCTTGTTATCCATCTGTTATCCAGAGCAGTGGACATAATGGCGGAACGTATTATGAACACAAATACTTTATTGATAATATTGAAGGCATAACAACTACCACCGCGACTGTAGAAGAAGGCTTTTGGTCCATTGTCGTCGGTATTGCAGCAGAAGAATCGATAAAAACTGGAAAAGTAGTATACATCAATGAGTTGTTAAAAAGCATCTACGAAGAAAAAGAGACTGTCTCTAATTAA